A window of the Negativicutes bacterium genome harbors these coding sequences:
- a CDS encoding glycine reductase — MEVEILAEQNIKAMIGEVFLDLAEALETGQFGHKAKVAVTVSGSEHGPEEIIRGAVLAQKQNPDLEVCLIGPQNNSGLPTFPAADFQAQHKKMEELLDAGSIDACVTMHYSFPIGVSTVGKVVTPGRGKEMFLATTTGTSATERVEAMVRNAIYGIIAAKTMGIAQPTLGILNVDGSRQVERALNKLAEQGYSFQWVESARADGGVIMRGNDLLMATPDVMITDTLTGNLLMKMFSSFQTGGDYEAAGYGYGPGIGENYKRTVLILSRASGSPVVANAIKYAGQLAGGKIWQVAKAEFDAVNKAGLAGLFEETKKAAAAEAVVEKVKAPARKVVTEEITGIDVMELEDATHVLWKTGFYAETGMGCVGPVILVAEEDQEKAMEELKRAGYC; from the coding sequence ATGGAGGTGGAAATTTTGGCTGAACAAAACATCAAAGCCATGATCGGAGAGGTTTTCTTGGATTTAGCCGAGGCCCTGGAAACCGGTCAATTTGGGCATAAAGCAAAAGTTGCCGTTACTGTTTCGGGTAGCGAGCATGGTCCGGAAGAGATTATCCGCGGCGCAGTCTTAGCGCAAAAACAAAATCCGGATTTAGAGGTCTGTCTGATCGGACCGCAGAACAACAGCGGTCTTCCGACTTTCCCCGCTGCGGATTTCCAGGCGCAGCACAAAAAAATGGAAGAACTGCTGGATGCCGGCAGCATCGATGCCTGTGTTACCATGCATTACAGTTTCCCGATCGGTGTCTCTACGGTCGGCAAGGTAGTGACACCGGGACGCGGCAAAGAAATGTTTCTTGCCACCACGACCGGCACTTCCGCTACCGAGCGGGTGGAAGCGATGGTTCGCAATGCGATCTATGGTATCATTGCCGCTAAAACCATGGGGATCGCTCAGCCAACCCTCGGTATCCTGAATGTGGACGGTTCCCGTCAGGTGGAGCGCGCCCTCAATAAGCTGGCAGAGCAAGGTTATTCTTTCCAATGGGTCGAATCAGCCAGAGCCGACGGCGGTGTCATCATGCGCGGCAATGATTTGCTGATGGCGACTCCGGATGTGATGATTACCGATACGCTGACCGGCAACCTGCTGATGAAGATGTTCTCATCCTTCCAAACCGGCGGCGATTATGAAGCGGCAGGTTATGGTTACGGGCCCGGCATCGGAGAAAATTATAAACGTACCGTTTTAATCCTCTCGCGTGCCTCAGGTTCTCCGGTGGTGGCGAATGCGATCAAATATGCCGGTCAATTGGCCGGCGGCAAGATCTGGCAGGTTGCCAAAGCGGAATTTGATGCTGTCAATAAGGCTGGTCTAGCCGGCTTGTTTGAAGAAACAAAAAAAGCGGCGGCTGCGGAAGCAGTAGTAGAAAAAGTGAAAGCACCTGCCAGGAAGGTGGTTACCGAAGAGATCACCGGTATTGACGTGATGGAATTGGAGGATGCCACGCATGTGCTCTGGAAGACTGGGTTTTACGCCGAAACCGGGATGGGCTGCGTTGGCCCTGTGATTCTGGTGGCAGAAGAGGATCAGGAAAAAGCCATGGAGGAACTGAAAAGAGCAGGTTATTGCTAA
- a CDS encoding DUF5940 domain-containing protein, whose translation MSFPVMKGNAYSLIHTPSLLFGMGTTQTSERRANPNSEYLQQIPQHLRSYEECVAYAPNQVYIGNLHPEFLNTVAKPMWQKENLLANASRDGKYGGIMPEAEFLGMIKIVDSFDLVMLETSFMAEVSEKLAEHPLINANDLKRLGKSYSMAEVEEQINTMHAEPLCLGSRLVGCVKRAHEYDASLTAHVMAENYIAKASATLVFKDLLAKSALKAEEVDYIIECSEEACGDMNQRGGGNFAKSIGEMVGAVNATGVDMRGFCAGPAHSLITASALVKAGIYKNVVVVAGGCTAKLGMNGRDHVKKDMPLLEDCLGAFAFHIGENDGINPVIRTDIVGRHLIGSGSAPQAVMQALVLDPLLRAGMTITDIERYAAELQNPEITVPAGAGDVPTANYKMIAALAVMKKMLDRTEVATFGETHGMPGFAPTQGHIPSGVPYIGHARDAMLAGELKNTMIIGKGSLFLARLTNLFDGVSFVIEVNDGKVESEKGINKEEVRGMIAEAMRDFAKSLTK comes from the coding sequence ATGTCTTTTCCAGTGATGAAAGGGAATGCTTATTCCTTGATCCACACGCCGTCCCTGCTGTTCGGTATGGGTACTACGCAGACCAGTGAACGCCGTGCCAATCCGAATTCTGAGTATTTACAGCAAATTCCGCAGCATCTGCGTTCTTATGAAGAATGCGTGGCTTACGCTCCCAACCAGGTTTACATCGGCAACCTGCATCCGGAATTTTTGAATACGGTTGCCAAACCGATGTGGCAAAAAGAAAATTTGCTGGCGAACGCCAGCCGCGACGGTAAATACGGCGGAATCATGCCGGAAGCCGAATTCCTCGGTATGATAAAAATCGTAGACTCCTTTGACCTGGTCATGTTGGAAACCAGTTTTATGGCCGAAGTCAGTGAAAAACTGGCGGAGCATCCCTTAATAAACGCCAACGATTTGAAACGGCTGGGTAAAAGCTACAGCATGGCAGAAGTGGAAGAACAAATCAATACGATGCATGCCGAACCCCTCTGTCTGGGCAGCCGCCTGGTCGGTTGTGTCAAACGGGCTCATGAATACGACGCTTCCTTAACGGCTCATGTTATGGCGGAGAACTATATTGCCAAAGCTTCCGCGACTTTGGTTTTTAAAGACCTGTTGGCGAAATCCGCTCTGAAGGCTGAAGAAGTCGATTATATTATCGAGTGTTCCGAAGAAGCCTGCGGCGATATGAATCAGCGCGGCGGCGGTAATTTTGCCAAATCCATCGGTGAAATGGTGGGGGCCGTCAACGCAACAGGAGTCGATATGCGCGGTTTCTGCGCCGGACCGGCACATTCTCTGATCACCGCTTCCGCTCTGGTCAAAGCGGGTATCTATAAAAATGTTGTGGTCGTAGCCGGCGGCTGCACCGCTAAACTCGGTATGAACGGCCGCGATCATGTCAAAAAAGATATGCCATTATTGGAAGACTGCTTAGGTGCTTTTGCTTTCCATATTGGTGAAAATGATGGTATCAACCCGGTGATCCGGACCGATATTGTCGGCCGCCATCTGATCGGTTCCGGTTCTGCTCCTCAGGCTGTCATGCAGGCTTTGGTTCTGGATCCTTTGCTGCGTGCCGGAATGACGATTACTGATATCGAACGTTATGCTGCGGAACTGCAAAATCCGGAAATTACCGTTCCGGCCGGAGCCGGAGATGTTCCGACAGCCAATTATAAAATGATTGCCGCCCTGGCTGTCATGAAAAAAATGCTGGATAGAACAGAAGTCGCTACTTTTGGCGAGACGCATGGAATGCCTGGTTTTGCACCCACGCAAGGTCATATTCCTTCCGGTGTACCTTATATCGGTCATGCCCGTGACGCCATGTTAGCCGGGGAATTGAAGAATACGATGATCATTGGCAAAGGCTCTCTGTTCCTGGCGCGCCTGACCAATCTGTTCGATGGTGTTTCCTTTGTAATTGAAGTGAACGATGGTAAAGTAGAATCGGAAAAAGGGATCAATAAAGAGGAAGTTCGCGGTATGATCGCCGAAGCAATGCGTGATTTTGCCAAAAGTTTGACAAAATAA
- the grdB gene encoding glycine reductase complex selenoprotein B, with product MKKIRVVHYINQFYGQIGGEDKADIAPILQEGFVGPGMQIQNLMQERGEIVATVICGDNYFNENMDEATAVILGMIEKFNPDILIAGPAFNAGRYGMACGAICKAVSEKFNIPTVTGMYIESPGVDSYRKYTYIVETANSAVGMRKALPAMVNFAYKLIDGVELGDPKEEGYIARGVRRNYFAAERGSKRAVDMLVKKISGQAYTTEYPMPVFDRVEPSPQILDMSKATIALVTSGGIVPKGNPDHIESSSASKYGKYDLEGVNGLTDATYQTAHGGYDPVYANQDPDRVLPVDVLRDLEAEGKIGKLYRYYYATVGNGTSVANAKKYAHAIGEELIAAGVNAVILTSTUGTCTRCGATMVKEIERTGIPVVHMCTVVPISLTVGANRIVPTVAIPHPLGNPNLTPEDEKHLRRGLVERALQALQTEVHEQTVFEK from the coding sequence ATGAAGAAGATCCGTGTGGTCCACTATATTAACCAGTTCTACGGCCAAATCGGCGGTGAGGACAAGGCTGATATTGCACCGATTTTGCAAGAAGGTTTTGTAGGACCCGGCATGCAGATCCAAAACCTGATGCAAGAGCGTGGTGAGATTGTCGCAACAGTCATCTGTGGCGATAACTATTTCAACGAGAACATGGATGAGGCTACGGCTGTCATCCTGGGAATGATCGAAAAATTCAATCCTGACATCTTAATTGCCGGTCCTGCTTTCAATGCCGGACGGTACGGTATGGCCTGCGGTGCAATTTGCAAAGCCGTGAGCGAGAAATTCAATATTCCTACCGTGACCGGTATGTATATTGAAAGCCCCGGTGTTGACAGCTACCGGAAATATACCTATATCGTGGAAACTGCCAATTCCGCTGTCGGTATGCGTAAAGCATTGCCGGCAATGGTGAATTTTGCCTATAAGCTGATTGATGGCGTTGAACTGGGCGATCCCAAAGAAGAAGGTTATATCGCCCGTGGTGTTCGCCGCAATTATTTTGCCGCTGAACGCGGTTCCAAACGCGCTGTTGATATGCTGGTTAAAAAGATCAGCGGACAAGCCTATACAACCGAGTATCCGATGCCCGTATTCGATCGGGTAGAACCCAGTCCTCAAATCCTGGATATGTCGAAAGCAACGATTGCTCTTGTCACCTCCGGCGGCATCGTTCCCAAAGGCAATCCGGATCATATCGAATCTTCTTCCGCTTCCAAGTATGGCAAATACGATCTGGAGGGCGTGAATGGTCTGACAGACGCAACCTATCAGACTGCGCACGGCGGCTACGATCCCGTCTATGCCAACCAGGACCCGGATCGCGTCCTTCCTGTGGACGTACTGCGCGACCTGGAAGCCGAAGGCAAAATCGGTAAGCTCTATCGTTACTATTACGCCACAGTCGGCAACGGCACATCGGTGGCCAATGCCAAAAAATATGCCCATGCGATCGGAGAAGAGTTGATTGCGGCCGGTGTCAATGCCGTCATCCTCACCAGTACCTGAGGCACCTGCACACGTTGCGGCGCAACGATGGTAAAAGAAATCGAACGTACCGGTATTCCGGTGGTTCATATGTGCACAGTGGTTCCGATCTCCTTAACAGTCGGTGCAAACCGTATTGTTCCTACAGTAGCTATTCCTCATCCGCTGGGCAATCCGAATCTGACCCCGGAAGATGAGAAACATCTCCGCCGCGGTCTGGTAGAAAGAGCGTTGCAAGCTCTGCAAACTGAAGTTCACGAACAGACCGTATTTGAGAAATAG
- a CDS encoding glycine/sarcosine/betaine reductase complex selenoprotein A, which produces MLKGKKVAILGDRDGIPGGAIEAVLATAGAEVVFSTTECFVUTAAGAMDLENQARIKKAAEELGAENLIVILGGAEAEAAGLAAETVSAGDPTFAGPLAGVPLGLAVYHVIEDEIKSECDAAVYEEQIGMMEMVLDVEAIKNEVSTIRKQYSKY; this is translated from the coding sequence GTGTTAAAGGGTAAAAAAGTTGCGATCCTTGGTGATCGTGATGGGATTCCCGGTGGTGCTATTGAAGCAGTTTTAGCTACGGCCGGCGCGGAAGTGGTTTTTTCGACCACGGAATGCTTCGTCTGAACGGCTGCCGGTGCCATGGATCTGGAAAATCAAGCTCGGATTAAAAAAGCTGCAGAAGAACTCGGTGCTGAGAATTTAATTGTAATTCTTGGCGGTGCTGAAGCCGAAGCCGCTGGCTTGGCTGCTGAAACCGTTTCTGCTGGAGATCCGACCTTTGCAGGTCCTTTGGCGGGGGTCCCGTTGGGACTCGCTGTTTATCATGTAATCGAAGATGAAATCAAATCAGAATGTGATGCCGCTGTTTACGAAGAACAAATTGGCATGATGGAAATGGTGTTGGATGTGGAAGCAATTAAGAACGAAGTAAGCACCATTCGCAAACAATATTCAAAATACTAA
- a CDS encoding glycine/sarcosine/betaine reductase component B subunit, whose protein sequence is MRLELGYIHITDVKFGEETKISNGTLTINKAALLEAVAGDERIASVDVDIVHPGESVRIIPVKDVIEPRVKVKGPGNVFPGMLGKVDMVGEGRTHVLQGMAVVTTGKIVGFQEGIIDMTGPGSDYTPFSKLHNVVVIAEPKPGVLQHDHEASVRLIGFKAAAYLAEAGRTAKVDEEKVYEHLPIFQSAEKYADLPKVVYVYMLQTQGLLHDTYVYGVDAKRILPTLISPTEVFDGAIVSGNCVSACDKNPTIVHENSPVITDLLERHGKDYNFIGVVITNENVTLADKERSSNFTAKLVEMLGADAAIISEEGFGNPDADLMMNCVKLEKKGVKTVLVTDEYAGRDGASQSLADANVLANACVTAGNANEVILLPPMAKVIGHVEVADMIAGGWNGSLRKDGSIEAEIQVITGATNEVGYFTLTAKQI, encoded by the coding sequence ATGCGGTTGGAACTGGGTTATATTCATATTACAGACGTAAAATTCGGTGAAGAAACGAAGATCAGCAATGGCACGCTTACAATCAATAAAGCGGCATTACTGGAAGCTGTGGCAGGCGATGAACGCATTGCTTCAGTTGATGTTGATATCGTCCATCCGGGCGAGTCTGTCCGTATTATTCCGGTGAAAGACGTCATTGAACCCCGCGTAAAAGTAAAAGGTCCCGGTAATGTTTTCCCGGGTATGCTTGGTAAGGTTGATATGGTTGGCGAGGGCCGCACTCATGTATTGCAGGGTATGGCCGTTGTCACCACCGGTAAAATCGTTGGTTTCCAGGAAGGTATTATCGATATGACCGGTCCCGGCTCTGACTATACACCGTTCTCCAAATTGCATAATGTGGTTGTCATTGCCGAACCGAAACCTGGCGTATTACAGCACGATCATGAAGCTTCCGTCCGTTTGATCGGATTCAAAGCTGCCGCTTATTTGGCGGAAGCCGGCCGCACTGCCAAAGTCGACGAAGAAAAAGTCTACGAGCATCTGCCGATCTTCCAATCCGCTGAAAAATACGCCGATTTGCCGAAGGTTGTCTATGTCTACATGCTGCAAACCCAAGGTTTGCTCCATGATACCTATGTTTACGGCGTCGATGCGAAACGGATTCTCCCCACCTTAATCTCTCCCACCGAAGTGTTTGATGGTGCGATTGTCAGCGGCAACTGCGTGTCTGCCTGCGACAAGAATCCTACCATTGTACATGAAAACAGCCCGGTCATCACCGATTTATTGGAACGTCATGGCAAAGACTACAACTTCATTGGCGTTGTCATTACCAATGAAAATGTAACTTTGGCTGACAAAGAACGTTCCTCTAATTTCACGGCCAAACTGGTGGAGATGCTGGGTGCCGATGCTGCCATCATCTCAGAAGAAGGCTTTGGCAACCCCGATGCCGACTTGATGATGAATTGCGTCAAATTGGAGAAAAAAGGTGTGAAAACCGTTCTCGTTACCGACGAATATGCCGGACGCGATGGTGCTTCTCAGTCTTTAGCGGATGCGAACGTCCTGGCCAATGCCTGCGTCACTGCCGGCAATGCGAATGAAGTCATTTTATTGCCGCCGATGGCCAAAGTGATTGGACATGTGGAAGTTGCCGATATGATTGCCGGCGGCTGGAACGGTTCTTTGAGAAAAGACGGTTCCATCGAAGCTGAGATCCAGGTAATTACCGGTGCGACCAACGAAGTGGGATATTTCACGTTAACTGCAAAACAAATCTAG
- a CDS encoding thioredoxin family protein has translation MVALTKETFDAEVREFPGAVLVDFWSPKCDPCMALLPSVEQLAEEWEGKVKFCKVNALENRRLCIKEKVLGLPTIQFYKNGEKLNELTKDDATEENIKAELAKF, from the coding sequence ATGGTTGCACTAACAAAAGAGACTTTTGATGCGGAAGTCCGCGAATTTCCGGGAGCTGTTTTGGTGGATTTTTGGTCTCCCAAATGTGATCCCTGCATGGCGCTTCTTCCTTCTGTAGAACAATTGGCAGAAGAATGGGAAGGCAAAGTAAAGTTCTGTAAAGTCAATGCTTTAGAAAACCGCCGCCTTTGCATCAAAGAGAAGGTTCTGGGGCTGCCCACCATTCAATTTTATAAAAATGGCGAAAAATTGAACGAACTGACCAAAGACGATGCAACGGAAGAGAATATCAAAGCGGAATTAGCAAAATTCTAA
- a CDS encoding FAD-dependent oxidoreductase, whose translation MAHYKFDLAIVGGGPGGLAAAIYGARSKISTVVIEKSRPGGQIATTEDWENYPGVPHISGQEGMKVWVEHAKKFEAEFVKDEVIDIVDAGDYKIVKGKENTFEAKVVILSVGAVPRELGVPGEREFRGKGVSYCATCDADFFTELDVVVVGSGDQAIEEGMYLTKFAESVTVIVLHDEGTLDCTPVLKERAFHNPKMKWVWNSTVNAIKGDGLVDTVELKNIKTGAISELATNGVFFFVGMIPQTDWLKDIVAMDKRGYIIANEMCETNVDGIYAVGDARQKFLRQVVTAAADGAIAATAAEKFIHEEEGFRETVLDEKIPVVVSFWNPTKPSTIDLNTRLEAMMAPYKGKLKLVKIDTYRNIRISRKCEIKDIPVILLYKEAKIVARFDETIDEAALAVKIAELAL comes from the coding sequence ATGGCTCATTATAAGTTTGATCTCGCGATCGTCGGCGGTGGCCCCGGTGGTTTAGCCGCTGCAATCTATGGTGCCCGTTCCAAAATTTCTACGGTAGTGATTGAAAAGAGTCGGCCGGGCGGTCAGATTGCGACGACTGAAGACTGGGAGAATTATCCCGGTGTACCTCATATAAGCGGTCAGGAAGGAATGAAGGTTTGGGTCGAGCACGCCAAGAAATTCGAAGCTGAATTTGTCAAAGATGAGGTCATTGATATTGTCGACGCCGGTGATTATAAGATCGTGAAAGGCAAAGAAAATACCTTTGAAGCCAAAGTCGTGATCCTCTCGGTTGGCGCTGTGCCGCGTGAACTGGGCGTCCCGGGCGAACGGGAATTCAGAGGCAAAGGCGTTTCCTACTGCGCTACCTGCGATGCCGATTTCTTTACGGAATTGGATGTTGTGGTGGTCGGTTCCGGTGATCAGGCGATCGAAGAGGGGATGTACTTAACGAAGTTTGCCGAGAGCGTCACCGTCATTGTCCTGCATGACGAAGGGACGCTGGACTGCACTCCCGTCTTAAAAGAACGTGCTTTCCATAATCCCAAAATGAAATGGGTCTGGAACTCTACCGTCAACGCCATCAAAGGTGACGGCTTAGTCGATACCGTAGAATTGAAGAATATCAAGACCGGCGCGATCTCGGAATTAGCAACCAATGGCGTTTTCTTCTTTGTCGGTATGATACCGCAAACCGATTGGCTGAAAGATATTGTGGCTATGGACAAACGCGGCTACATTATTGCCAATGAAATGTGTGAAACCAATGTCGACGGGATTTATGCCGTTGGCGATGCCAGACAAAAATTCCTGCGCCAAGTGGTTACGGCTGCCGCTGACGGCGCCATTGCCGCCACTGCCGCTGAGAAATTCATCCATGAAGAAGAAGGCTTCCGGGAAACGGTTCTCGACGAGAAGATCCCCGTGGTGGTGTCTTTCTGGAATCCTACCAAACCTTCTACCATTGATCTGAATACCCGCCTGGAAGCCATGATGGCGCCTTACAAAGGCAAGCTCAAATTGGTGAAGATTGATACTTACCGCAATATCCGCATTTCCCGCAAATGTGAGATAAAGGATATTCCGGTGATCCTGTTATATAAAGAAGCTAAAATCGTAGCGCGTTTTGACGAAACGATTGATGAAGCGGCGCTGGCGGTAAAAATCGCCGAATTGGCGCTCTAA
- a CDS encoding GrdX family protein → MKKVLIITNNPQVAPIEGAVYYDETLLEILTRVRDLVHAGYVLISHPLTGSVKPNQTPYKSVILEPKPLAQVDEFSLQIIESSMATAAKLLMDRPLRPRSEAIKADYAMIDHSLLMSGLQSLSHF, encoded by the coding sequence ATGAAAAAAGTACTGATCATTACCAACAATCCTCAGGTTGCCCCGATTGAGGGAGCTGTTTATTATGACGAGACTTTATTGGAAATCCTGACGCGGGTACGTGATTTGGTCCATGCCGGCTATGTCCTAATTTCACATCCGCTGACCGGCAGTGTGAAACCGAATCAGACACCCTATAAATCGGTGATTTTAGAACCGAAACCCCTGGCGCAGGTAGACGAATTTTCTTTACAGATTATTGAAAGCAGCATGGCTACGGCAGCCAAATTACTCATGGATAGACCTTTGCGGCCGCGCAGTGAAGCAATCAAAGCAGATTATGCAATGATTGATCATTCTTTGCTGATGAGCGGGCTGCAAAGTTTGTCACATTTTTAG
- a CDS encoding copper homeostasis protein CutC codes for MKQILIETCCATAEDAFASAAAGIKRIELNSALALGGLTPSIGSLRQIKSATSLSVMAMLRPRGGGMCYSENEFETMCWDAKALLQAGADGLVFAVLQANGEIDSQRCRTILDLIGSKQAVFHRAFDFTPQPLQALEQLIQLGFSRILTSGQKPCVVEAVELIRRLEQKAAGRIEILPGGGLNLSNVEEFIRQSGSAQIHLTPRTSYLDHSTDGNPALHFGAIKLPAENEVSLVDRAAL; via the coding sequence ATGAAACAAATCCTGATTGAAACCTGCTGCGCCACTGCCGAGGATGCGTTTGCTTCGGCTGCTGCCGGTATTAAACGCATCGAATTGAACAGCGCTCTGGCCTTGGGTGGTTTAACGCCCAGTATCGGCTCTCTCCGGCAAATCAAATCCGCGACCTCGTTATCCGTCATGGCTATGCTGCGTCCGCGCGGCGGCGGAATGTGTTATTCCGAAAACGAATTCGAAACGATGTGTTGGGATGCCAAAGCTTTGCTGCAGGCCGGTGCCGATGGTTTGGTTTTTGCTGTCTTGCAGGCGAACGGTGAAATCGACAGCCAACGCTGCCGCACAATACTGGACCTGATCGGTTCGAAGCAGGCGGTGTTTCACCGGGCCTTTGATTTCACCCCGCAGCCGCTGCAGGCACTGGAACAGTTAATTCAGCTTGGTTTCAGCCGAATTCTGACCAGCGGTCAAAAACCTTGCGTTGTTGAGGCCGTCGAGCTGATTCGCCGCTTAGAACAGAAGGCGGCGGGACGCATTGAAATTCTGCCCGGCGGTGGCTTAAACCTGTCTAATGTTGAGGAATTCATCCGACAAAGCGGTTCTGCTCAAATTCATCTGACGCCGCGGACCAGCTATCTGGATCATTCTACAGACGGAAATCCGGCGTTGCATTTCGGTGCGATTAAGCTGCCGGCTGAAAATGAGGTGAGTTTGGTCGACCGCGCCGCGCTGTAA
- the selD gene encoding selenide, water dikinase SelD yields the protein MTNAAGUAAKLDPTILAQVLRCLPTPTDPNLLVGIKTSDDAAVYRLTDELAVIQTLDFFTPVVDDPYLFGQIAAANALSDIYAMGGKPILALNIVCFPNQLPAEILGEILRGGADKVTEAGASTVGGHSVQDNEPKYGLSVTGLVHPKKIWTNQGAQEGDVLLLTKPLGSGILNTAAKVDLLTPEVLRVTIDWMRLLNRQAAELAYDLPLSAATDITGFGFLGHLGEMAQGSGKNLLIDSSKIPVMSGARGMAEMGMIPAGAYRNREHVAGRVDMEPSVPLWLQDILVDPQTSGGLLLSLPKQAAAELQKRYQAAGVFYANVGRVLGNGGKIHIV from the coding sequence ATGACCAATGCCGCCGGCTGAGCGGCAAAATTGGATCCGACGATCCTGGCGCAAGTTTTGCGCTGTTTACCCACACCTACCGATCCGAATTTACTGGTTGGCATAAAAACCTCGGATGATGCCGCCGTCTATCGTTTGACCGATGAGTTGGCTGTTATCCAAACCCTCGACTTTTTTACTCCGGTCGTGGATGATCCCTATCTGTTTGGCCAGATTGCGGCAGCCAATGCCCTGTCCGACATTTATGCCATGGGTGGCAAACCGATTTTAGCGCTGAATATTGTTTGTTTCCCCAATCAGCTTCCCGCGGAGATCCTAGGGGAAATTTTGCGCGGCGGTGCCGATAAGGTGACGGAAGCCGGCGCCTCAACGGTTGGCGGCCACTCTGTGCAGGACAACGAACCGAAATACGGACTCTCTGTGACCGGGTTGGTTCACCCTAAAAAAATCTGGACCAATCAAGGTGCGCAGGAAGGTGATGTTTTATTGCTGACCAAACCTTTGGGCAGCGGTATCTTAAATACGGCTGCTAAAGTCGATTTGCTGACTCCTGAAGTTTTAAGAGTGACAATTGACTGGATGCGGCTGCTCAACCGGCAGGCGGCGGAATTGGCTTACGATTTGCCGCTTTCGGCGGCGACGGATATCACCGGCTTTGGATTTTTAGGTCACCTTGGCGAGATGGCGCAGGGCAGCGGTAAAAACCTGCTGATCGACAGTTCAAAAATTCCCGTCATGAGCGGCGCCCGGGGAATGGCGGAGATGGGGATGATTCCGGCCGGCGCCTACCGCAACCGGGAGCATGTCGCCGGGCGGGTCGATATGGAGCCGAGCGTTCCGCTGTGGCTGCAGGATATTTTAGTTGATCCGCAGACTTCCGGCGGATTGCTGTTGTCTTTGCCAAAACAGGCTGCCGCTGAATTGCAGAAACGGTATCAGGCTGCCGGCGTATTTTACGCGAATGTCGGCCGGGTGCTGGGCAATGGCGGCAAAATCCACATTGTCTAA
- a CDS encoding amidohydrolase → MITAIRGGKVYTITNGTLENGTVLIENGKIMAVGSELAIPEGATIVEAAGKTVMPGLIDSHSHLSLFGDPSLPATSDGNEITNYNTAELRGMDSLNPEDPAIPVVRAAGVTTVYTGPGSANIIGGTGFAMKLRGRTAEEMIIPGTEAMKMALGENPKRCYGEMKKVFPATRMGNAAALRLSLVAAQNYLNKIAQAEKEGKPLPDRDLKLEAVGRVLKREIKARIHAHRADDILTAIRISEEFNLDYVIEHCTEGYKIADILAAKHVRATVGPLLMGHSKQELWNVSLQNPAILAKAGVKVGLQADTAADTRYLPVNIGICLREGLSEEDAFRGVTIVAAEILGLEDRLGSLEVGKDADIAIFDGYPFCNLTHCDMVFIDGEVVFARK, encoded by the coding sequence TTGATTACAGCGATTCGTGGCGGTAAGGTCTACACCATTACCAACGGTACTCTGGAGAACGGCACAGTATTAATTGAAAATGGTAAAATTATGGCTGTCGGCAGTGAGCTTGCCATTCCGGAAGGCGCAACCATCGTCGAAGCAGCCGGAAAAACAGTGATGCCCGGTTTGATTGATTCCCATTCTCATCTCTCCCTGTTTGGCGATCCCAGTTTGCCTGCCACATCCGACGGCAATGAAATCACGAATTACAACACGGCCGAATTAAGAGGTATGGATTCCCTTAACCCGGAGGATCCTGCGATTCCCGTTGTTCGCGCCGCCGGTGTCACGACGGTTTATACAGGCCCCGGCTCTGCCAATATTATCGGCGGTACCGGCTTTGCCATGAAACTGCGTGGCCGCACTGCCGAGGAAATGATCATTCCAGGAACTGAAGCCATGAAGATGGCCCTGGGTGAAAATCCCAAACGCTGTTATGGCGAGATGAAAAAAGTGTTCCCGGCCACCCGGATGGGCAATGCCGCCGCTCTGCGCTTGTCTTTGGTTGCCGCGCAAAATTATCTGAATAAGATTGCGCAAGCCGAAAAAGAAGGCAAGCCTTTGCCGGACCGTGATCTGAAACTGGAAGCCGTTGGCCGCGTTTTAAAACGCGAGATCAAGGCGCGGATCCATGCACACCGCGCCGACGATATTCTGACCGCCATTCGTATCTCCGAAGAATTCAATCTTGATTATGTCATTGAACACTGCACGGAAGGCTATAAGATCGCCGATATCCTGGCCGCCAAACATGTGCGCGCCACCGTCGGTCCCCTGCTGATGGGCCACAGCAAACAGGAGCTCTGGAATGTCTCTCTGCAAAACCCCGCCATTTTAGCCAAAGCCGGTGTGAAAGTTGGTTTACAGGCCGATACCGCCGCCGATACAAGATATTTGCCGGTCAATATTGGTATCTGCCTGCGCGAAGGGTTAAGCGAAGAAGACGCTTTCCGCGGCGTGACCATCGTTGCTGCCGAGATTCTCGGTCTGGAAGACAGATTGGGTTCTCTGGAAGTTGGTAAAGATGCTGACATCGCGATTTTTGATGGCTATCCGTTCTGCAACCTCACGCATTGCGATATGGTCTTCATCGACGGAGAAGTCGTTTTTGCACGCAAATAG